A single region of the Triticum dicoccoides isolate Atlit2015 ecotype Zavitan chromosome 2B, WEW_v2.0, whole genome shotgun sequence genome encodes:
- the LOC119362567 gene encoding berberine bridge enzyme-like 22 has translation MRSSMAWSRTMAPLAMLLVSTLFVSSHASFAIPIQAAADDFLRCMSASVPGNLLFPRSSPSFASVLASSVRNPRFLGPAVVRPLCIVTATNASHVQAAVVCGRRHGVRLRVRSGGHDYEGLSFRSARPEEFAVVDLAALRSVRVTVREPAEAWVESGATLGELYHAIGRATDRHAFPGGLCPTVGVGGHLSGGGFGMLLRKYGVASDHVINAVMVDAEGRLLDKQAMGRDVFWAIRGGGGGSFGIVLSWKVRLVAVPPRVTVFTVVKTAREGAADLLAKWQEVAPALPDDLLVRVVVQGDKARFQALYLGTRDALLPVMGSRFPELGVNPTHCKEMSWIQSVPYIYIGDTATVDDILNRTVARDSSPSKSTSDYVRRAISRDVWARIFSDWLARRDAGLMILDPYGGSIASVAESATPFSHRAGVLYNVQYMNFWGVGGDGAAHTRWIRDMYAFMEPHVSKNPREAYVNYRDLDLGENVVGAGGVTSFEAGRVWGEKYYSKGNFRRLAMAKGQIDPRDYFRSEQSIPPLVGEQLELELTSSRNVPHVHGVNAPAWWAVDCGTAGSLCSVLSSALTKLMPTFS, from the coding sequence ATGCGGAGCTCGATGGCCTGGTCGCGAACCATGGCGCCGCTGGCAATGCTGCTCGTCTCCACCCTCTTCGTCTCCTCCCATGCTTCCTTCGCTATCCCTATCCAAGCTGCCGCCGATGACTTCCTCCGGTGCATGTCGGCGTCCGTCCCAGGCAACCTTCTCTTCCCCCGGAGCTCGCCGTCGTTCGCGTCGGTCCTGGCGTCGTCAGTCCGGAACCCGCGGTTCCTTGGGCCGGCCGTGGTGCGGCCTCTCTGCATCGTCACGGCGACGAACGCGTCCCACGTCCAGGCCGCCGTCGTGTGCGGCCGCCGGCACGGCGTGCGCCTCCGCGTGCGCAGCGGCGGGCACGACTACGAGGGCCTCTCGTTCCGGTCCGCGCGCCCCGAGGAGTTCGCCGTCGTCGACCTGGCCGCACTCCGGTCCGTGCGCGTCACCGTGCGAGAGCCTGCCGAGGCGTGGGTGGAGTCCGGCGCCACGCTCGGGGAGCTGTACCACGCCATCGGGAGGGCGACAGACCGTCACGCGTTCCCGGGGGGCCTCTGCCCGACGGTCGGCGTCGGGGGCCACCtgagcggcggcggcttcggcatgCTGCTGCGCAAGTACGGCGTCGCCTCCGACCACGTCATCAACGCCGTGATGGTGGACGCCGAGGGGCGGCTCCTGGACAAGCAGGCCATGGGGCGCGACGTGTTCTGGGCCatccgtggcggcggcggcgggagcttcGGCATCGTGCTGTCGTGGAAGGTGAGGCTCGTGGCCGTGCCTCCGAGGGTGACggtgttcaccgtcgtcaagacggCCCGGGAGGGCGCCGCGGACCTCCTCGCCAAGTGGCAAGAGGTCGCCCCTGCTCTCCCCGACGACCTGCTGGTGAGGGTGGTCGTCCAGGGGGACAAGGCCAGGTTCCAGGCGCTGTACCTGGGCACCCGCGACGCGCTGCTGCCGGTGATGGGCAGCCGCTTCCCGGAGCTGGGCGTGAACCCGACGCACTGCAAGGAGATGTCGTGGATCCAGTCGGTGCCCTACATCTACATCGGCGACACGGCCACCGTGGACGACATCCTGAACCGGACCGTCGCCAGGGACTCCTCCCCGAGCAAGTCCACGTCCGACTACGTCCGGCGGGCCATCTCCAGGGACGTGTGGGCGCGGATCTTCTCCGACTGGCTGGCGAGGCGGGACGCGGGGCTGATGATCCTGGACCCCTACGGCGGGAGCATCGCCAGCGTGGCGGAGTCGGCGACGCCCTTCTCGCACCGCGCCGGCGTGCTGTACAACGTGCAGTACATGAACTTCTGGGGcgtgggcggcgacggcgcggcgcACACCAGGTGGATCAGGGACATGTACGCGTTCATGGAGCCGCACGTGAGCAAGAACCCGAGGGAGGCATACGTGAATTACAGGGACCTTGACCTCGGCGAGAACGTCGTCGGCGCCGGCGGCGTGACGAGCTTCGAGGCCGGCAGGGTGTGGGGGGAGAAGTACTACTCCAAGGGCAACTTCAGGAGGCTCGCCATGGCCAAGGGTCAGATCGATCCCCGCGACTACTTCAGGAGTGAGCAGAGCATCCCGCCACTTGTTGGTGAGCAGCTGGAGCTGGAGCTGACCTCCTCGAGGAACGTGCCGCACGTTCATGGCGTGAATGCTCCTGCTTGGTGGGCAGTGGACTGTGGGACAGCAGGCAGTCTGTGCTCAGTCCTTAGCTCTGCCTTAACTAAGCTCATGCCTACTTTCTCTTAG